The following coding sequences lie in one Cucurbita pepo subsp. pepo cultivar mu-cu-16 chromosome LG13, ASM280686v2, whole genome shotgun sequence genomic window:
- the LOC111808701 gene encoding caffeoylshikimate esterase-like, giving the protein KRHGYFNWSNRRAIELRLPPFHSSHFLFHLFSTAKSPSMAVELRFPSSELSLFSRKCFAPINHRQNVRLPFTCPRKTTPESPMSWGSGHRLVVTAKKSPIDGVPAELNKIASQKLDSAPARRRVRSAFMELQQQLDHCLFKMAPAGIRTEEWYECNSRGLNIFCKRWFPESDVGIKGAVCFCHGYGDTCTFFFDGIARHIAASGYAVYAMDYPGFGLSEGLHGYIPSFDELVDDVIEQYKKFKGRPELNGLPHFILGQSMGGAVTLKIHLKEPKLWDGVVLVAPMCKIADDVKPPEPVLKLLKLMSHVVPKAKLLPNVDLGELAIRETNKRKLAVYNVTSYGDRMRVKTAMELLKATDDIEKQVEKVSSPLLVLHGAADKVTDPKISRFLYEKASSKDKTLKLYEEGFHCILEGEPDERIFTVLNDIISWLDSRCSST; this is encoded by the exons AAACGCCATGGTTATTTTAATTGGTCCAATAGACGAGCAATTGAGCTCAGACTTCCGCCATTCCATTCATCCCATTTTTTGTTTCACCTCTTTTCAACTGCCAAATCACCGTCCATGGCCGTGGAACTCAGATTCCCCTCGTCAGagctttctttattttcccGGAAGTGTTTCGCTCCGATCAATCACCGCCAAAATGTCAGATTGCCCTTCACCTGTCCAAGGAAAACCACCCCTGAGTCACCGATGAGTTGGGGTTCTGGTCACCGCCTTGTTGTTACAGCGAAGAAATCACCGATCGATGGCGTTCCGGCGGAGCTTAACAAAATCGCCTCTCAGAAATTGGACTCTGCTCCGGCCCGCCGCCGGGTCCGGTCCGCTTTCATGGAGCTTCAACAGCAGCTCGATCACTGCTTATTCAAG ATGGCTCCTGCTGGGATCAGAACTGAAGAG TGGTATGAATGTAATTCAAGAGGCTTGAATATTTTCTGCAAAAGATGGTTTCCTGAGAGTGATGTTGGTATTAAAGGTGCTGTGTGTTTCTGCCATGGCTATGGCGATACCTGCACGTTCTTCTTTGATG GAATTGCTAGGCACATTGCTGCATCTGGGTATGCCGTTTATGCGATGGACTACCCGGGTTTCGGTCTTTCGGAAGGATTGCACGGTTACATTCCCAGCTTTGATGAACTAGTTGATGATGTTATAGAACAGTACAAGAAGTTCAAAG GTAGACCAGAATTGAATGGATTGCCTCATTTCATATTAGGACAGTCCATGGGGGGAGCTGTTACCTTGAAAATTCACTTGAAGGAACCAAAGCTATGGGATGGAGTGGTTCTTGTGGCTCCCATGTGTAAA ATTGCAGACGATGTCAAACCGCCCGAGCCTGTGCTTAAGCTCTTAAAACTAATGTCTCATGTCGTGCCAAAAGCCAAGCTTCTCCCAAATGTCGATCTCGGAGAACTCGCTATccgagaaacaaacaaaaggaaacTG gcGGTGTACAATGTTACATCATATGGCGATCGGATGCGCGTGAAAACCGCCATGGAACTTTTAAAGGCGACGGATGATATCGAGAAACAAGTGGAGAAG GTTTCATCACCATTACTGGTTCTTCATGGAGCTGCAGACAAGGTGACAGATCCTAAGATTAGTCGTTTTCTATATGAGAAAGCGTCAAGCAAGGACAAGACTTTGAAGCTGTATGAAGAAGGTTTTCATTGCATCCTAGAAGGAGAACCAGATGAAAGAATTTTTACTGTCCTTAACGATATAATCTCTTGGCTAGATTCCCGATGCTCCTCGACGTAG